One part of the Chryseobacterium mulctrae genome encodes these proteins:
- a CDS encoding GEVED domain-containing protein: MKKILLIWGLLIGLIVHAQVAQITTGTAGTPDHQAGPIYRSSNSSAYDASRYSYLYTASELAAAGITSGAIINDLGWVKNNNATTTGGGIFRIYMKNSTVASYGSATATWASLNAGTTLVYQNLNQAIPATQAPNYITFALNAPFTYTGGSLEISVEWDISQVSGNPSTAAFSWLWSTVPSSIYGICDTALTGTGTLSSTNNSISGITNRRPFLQIGYSPGTACSGAVTAGTASASVSNTCANTAFNLSLTGATSGGGITYQWQSSPAGANTFTNIAGATTLSYSVTNQTVATDYRCVVTCTNGGSTQNSSVVSVGQNSGITCLNYCPPVNSGGNGTLINNVLFGTINNNSSTAQPTASPYYTFYPSATTTVVMGTTENLSITISTAGTYTGAITSVWIDWNQDGTLSATEHFYVGPGSGSAGIPSGTTLSVPVTIPVSAVPGLTRMRIRTRGNANPNLPTDACTNFGSGETEDYNITVVAGTACTGLPVSGTASAAATNACAGVPFDLTLTGYTFGGGITYQWYSSPAGAGTFTAIAGATAPIYTVASQTAATDYRCVVTCTNSSQAATSNTVSVGQNLPSQCYCTPTGGSSSTSYYLNSITTTGGWTNINYTATSYNAYINSNLTALTSPGNNVNVNLASAGGSTYYYKVWIDWNNDGFFSDPGELVLANTSWAATLSGTIPVPAGTALGNYRVRCFTADSSTGLTPCGPAPYGSYVDFTLAVVAPPTCLPPTGLTVTGVTGNSATLNWNAPATPPAGGYEYWVSTSPTTPTGAPSGPVTGPGTTVTLPTTLTPSTVYYWWVRAVCSGTDKSYLSQGPSFTTTQIPATLPYIQPFTGPNDFGFINGSQVNKWFYGSATGNTGNSIYISNNNGTANAYTTGTTSVTHAYRDIAIPAGTSVATFSFDWKAAGEGSGSLQYDYLRVWLVPASFLPAAGTAITAGSGRIQVGHYNLQGTTWQTFLNTNLNLTSFATGVMRLVFEWTNDSSGGTQPPAAVDNIILRVCSTATPVVTVVPASITHNSANITWPQDIGGASYQIRYRPVGTTQWLPAAGPITVGAVGGATNGSPLSNLTPYTLYEVEVAAVCNNTNVGTFSHNEFMTKCDPTPPNITVTNITSTSALVTWNPLAAGATYELQWREVGTPTWWPALPSTPQPPANTYLLTGLSSYKTYEVQVRNKCIGSLAFNPWSTSQVFTTVRVCEIPPPGLTITQLTPTTAEVVWDAYTGPGATNNYILRYRKVGIPSWTTINVSNNTYTITGLLELTKYEMQVANVCTGTPGNFTPEYYFTTPTVVYCQMHSTNFASEFISKVTAKPTGKPEMINITPGSAYSDFTTVPLKFIDMVQGSVGNQIIVDKTLSSGAKAGVAVWIDFDRSGTFDLDERILADGPNTNLTASATFTVPADAFVGSTDKYVVMRVAMAKDAIPVNCISFTDGEVEDYTVRISKLPAANTLNQTDILIYPNPVKSILNVKNVSKKANYKIYSAAGQLVSSGIILNNKIDVSRLINGVYVIDIDDVQGTAQKKFIKE, from the coding sequence ATGAAAAAAATATTACTGATTTGGGGTTTGCTTATAGGTTTGATAGTTCATGCACAGGTAGCCCAAATAACTACCGGAACAGCGGGAACACCAGATCATCAAGCAGGACCCATTTACCGATCCAGTAACTCGAGTGCCTATGATGCTAGCCGATACTCATATCTTTATACTGCAAGTGAACTTGCAGCTGCTGGTATAACCTCTGGAGCCATTATTAATGATTTAGGCTGGGTAAAGAATAATAATGCAACTACTACCGGTGGTGGAATTTTTAGAATTTATATGAAAAATTCTACTGTTGCCAGTTATGGAAGTGCAACAGCGACTTGGGCAAGTCTGAATGCTGGAACTACTTTGGTGTATCAGAATTTAAATCAAGCTATTCCTGCGACTCAGGCGCCAAATTATATTACTTTTGCATTAAATGCGCCATTTACTTATACAGGTGGTTCTTTAGAGATTTCTGTTGAATGGGATATTAGTCAAGTATCAGGTAACCCTTCAACTGCGGCTTTTAGTTGGTTGTGGAGTACAGTTCCAAGTAGTATTTATGGTATATGTGATACTGCTTTAACGGGAACTGGAACTCTTTCATCAACTAATAATTCAATAAGTGGTATTACTAATAGAAGACCTTTTTTACAAATTGGATATAGTCCCGGGACAGCTTGTTCTGGTGCTGTGACAGCTGGAACAGCATCTGCTTCTGTTAGTAATACTTGTGCAAATACAGCATTCAATCTTTCACTTACTGGTGCAACAAGCGGAGGAGGAATTACATATCAATGGCAAAGTTCACCTGCAGGTGCTAATACCTTCACAAATATTGCTGGTGCTACAACTCTGTCTTATTCTGTTACGAATCAGACAGTAGCTACTGATTACCGTTGTGTAGTAACTTGTACCAATGGAGGAAGTACCCAAAACTCTAGTGTAGTTTCTGTGGGACAAAATTCGGGGATTACGTGTTTAAATTATTGCCCACCTGTAAATTCCGGAGGTAATGGTACGCTGATAAACAATGTGTTATTTGGCACTATTAATAATAACTCTTCAACTGCTCAGCCTACAGCTTCGCCTTATTATACTTTTTACCCTTCTGCTACAACTACAGTAGTGATGGGGACAACTGAAAATTTAAGTATAACAATAAGCACTGCAGGTACTTATACAGGAGCTATTACCTCTGTGTGGATAGATTGGAATCAAGATGGAACACTAAGTGCTACTGAACATTTCTATGTGGGACCAGGGAGTGGGTCTGCAGGTATTCCTTCAGGAACTACCCTTAGTGTACCAGTTACTATTCCGGTTTCAGCCGTGCCGGGGTTAACACGTATGCGTATAAGAACTAGAGGAAATGCTAATCCAAATCTTCCTACTGATGCTTGTACTAATTTTGGATCTGGTGAAACAGAAGATTATAATATTACTGTTGTTGCTGGTACAGCTTGTACAGGTTTGCCTGTTTCTGGAACTGCATCTGCAGCAGCTACTAATGCTTGTGCAGGTGTGCCTTTTGATTTAACACTTACCGGTTATACTTTTGGAGGAGGTATTACTTATCAATGGTATAGCAGCCCGGCAGGTGCAGGTACTTTTACTGCAATTGCAGGTGCTACAGCTCCTATTTATACTGTTGCTAGTCAAACAGCTGCTACTGATTATCGTTGTGTGGTTACTTGTACCAATAGCAGCCAGGCAGCCACATCTAATACAGTTTCTGTTGGACAAAATCTTCCTTCACAATGTTACTGTACACCAACAGGAGGAAGCAGCTCTACTTCTTATTATTTAAATAGTATTACTACTACAGGAGGGTGGACAAATATTAATTATACAGCAACTTCTTACAACGCATATATTAATTCTAATTTGACTGCGTTAACTTCTCCGGGAAATAACGTAAATGTTAACTTAGCAAGTGCAGGTGGTAGTACTTATTATTATAAAGTATGGATAGATTGGAATAATGACGGCTTTTTCTCTGATCCAGGAGAATTGGTTCTTGCAAATACTTCATGGGCTGCAACTTTATCAGGAACAATTCCAGTACCAGCAGGTACTGCATTAGGAAATTATAGAGTAAGATGCTTTACTGCTGATAGTAGTACGGGGCTTACTCCTTGTGGACCAGCACCATATGGAAGTTATGTAGACTTTACTTTGGCTGTAGTTGCACCACCTACTTGTTTACCACCTACAGGATTAACTGTGACAGGTGTAACAGGTAATTCTGCAACTCTTAACTGGAATGCTCCTGCTACGCCACCAGCTGGGGGATATGAATATTGGGTTTCAACTTCACCGACTACACCAACAGGTGCACCAAGCGGGCCAGTTACTGGACCTGGAACAACGGTGACTTTACCGACAACTCTGACTCCAAGTACAGTGTATTACTGGTGGGTAAGAGCAGTATGTTCTGGAACAGATAAAAGCTACTTATCTCAAGGACCATCATTTACTACAACTCAGATTCCTGCTACCCTACCTTATATTCAACCATTTACGGGACCAAACGATTTTGGTTTTATTAATGGTAGTCAGGTAAATAAATGGTTTTATGGTTCTGCAACTGGAAATACAGGCAATTCAATCTATATTTCTAATAATAATGGAACTGCAAATGCTTACACGACAGGTACAACATCGGTGACTCATGCATACAGAGACATAGCTATTCCAGCTGGAACTAGTGTTGCTACATTCTCATTTGACTGGAAAGCTGCTGGAGAAGGAAGTGGAAGTCTTCAGTACGATTATTTGAGAGTATGGTTAGTGCCTGCCTCATTCTTACCAGCTGCAGGAACGGCTATTACGGCAGGATCAGGTAGAATTCAAGTAGGTCATTATAACCTTCAGGGTACTACTTGGCAGACATTCTTAAATACCAATTTAAATCTTACTAGTTTTGCGACTGGTGTAATGCGTTTGGTATTCGAATGGACTAATGATAGTAGTGGAGGAACCCAGCCGCCTGCTGCCGTAGATAATATTATCTTAAGGGTTTGTAGCACAGCTACACCGGTTGTTACAGTAGTGCCTGCGTCTATTACACATAATTCGGCAAATATTACTTGGCCACAAGATATAGGTGGAGCTTCTTACCAAATCAGATACAGACCTGTAGGTACCACTCAATGGTTACCAGCAGCTGGTCCTATTACAGTAGGTGCTGTAGGAGGAGCTACAAATGGATCTCCTTTGTCAAACTTGACACCATATACACTTTATGAGGTGGAAGTTGCAGCAGTTTGTAATAACACAAATGTAGGTACATTCTCACATAACGAGTTTATGACCAAATGTGATCCTACACCTCCGAATATAACAGTGACGAACATTACTTCAACATCTGCTTTAGTAACTTGGAATCCGCTTGCAGCTGGAGCAACTTATGAATTACAGTGGAGAGAAGTTGGCACACCAACATGGTGGCCTGCATTACCTTCAACTCCGCAACCACCTGCGAATACTTACCTTCTTACAGGTTTAAGTTCTTATAAAACTTATGAAGTACAGGTAAGAAATAAATGTATTGGATCTTTAGCGTTTAATCCTTGGTCTACATCTCAAGTGTTTACTACGGTTAGAGTTTGTGAAATTCCACCTCCGGGATTAACAATCACTCAGTTGACTCCTACAACTGCAGAAGTAGTTTGGGATGCTTATACCGGACCAGGTGCTACTAATAACTATATATTAAGATACAGAAAAGTAGGAATACCAAGCTGGACGACAATTAACGTAAGTAATAATACCTATACAATAACAGGATTATTAGAACTAACAAAATATGAAATGCAGGTAGCAAATGTTTGTACGGGTACACCTGGTAACTTTACACCAGAATACTACTTTACAACACCAACAGTCGTTTATTGCCAAATGCATTCAACTAACTTTGCTTCTGAATTTATTTCAAAAGTAACAGCGAAGCCAACAGGTAAACCAGAGATGATTAATATTACACCAGGTTCTGCTTATTCAGACTTTACAACAGTTCCTTTGAAGTTTATTGATATGGTTCAAGGTTCTGTAGGCAACCAAATTATAGTGGATAAAACACTTAGCTCGGGAGCTAAAGCTGGAGTAGCTGTTTGGATTGACTTCGACAGAAGTGGAACTTTTGATCTTGATGAAAGAATTTTAGCTGATGGTCCGAATACGAATCTTACAGCAAGTGCTACATTTACTGTGCCGGCTGATGCTTTCGTAGGGTCTACAGATAAATATGTTGTAATGAGAGTGGCAATGGCTAAAGACGCTATTCCTGTAAATTGTATAAGCTTTACTGATGGTGAAGTAGAAGATTACACAGTAAGAATTTCTAAATTACCAGCCGCTAATACACTTAATCAAACAGATATTTTGATTTATCCAAACCCAGTTAAATCAATTCTGAATGTTAAGAATGTTAGTAAAAAAGCCAATTACAAGATTTACAGTGCTGCTGGTCAGCTAGTCTCAAGCGGAATTATCTTAAATAATAAGATTGACGTAAGCAGATTGATTAACGGTGTGTACGTAATTGACATTGATGATGTTCAGGGCACAGCTCAGAAGAAATTCATTAAAGAATAA
- a CDS encoding T9SS type A sorting domain-containing protein — protein sequence MKKISTISKMVFLFSLMFASFLFGQKQKIKANEGETIVFGKVYTVEELKKTNGLIRCSSSEYEDYLQKKYPERMNEGQFEAWLHPLIKSNMNNKSQNGDVITIPVVVHVIHAGEAYGAWPNITDAQVQSQITVMNQDFRKMAGTRGYNTETIGADTKIQFALAKVDPNGNPTNGIDRVNMCNPEWSTDEINNIVKPQTIWDPTQYMNMWSVNFSTQGLLGYAQFPSGSNLPGLNANGGLAETDGVVAGFYCFGSNDANDGTFHLSPNVDLGRTMTHEVGHFLGLRHLWGDGNCLTDYVDDTPFSSNVGDAHYVCNPNQDSCPTMPGLDMVRNYMNYTMDLCMNIFTNDQKARITAVMNNSPRRASLKTSLKDVAIPLFANDAELKAERNCSAASTCDGTASVSYLFSIYNRGTSLLTSAVISYTVNGGAAQTFNWTGSLAQDKYAIISLPGTESSTISAQITSVNGTSDARTSNNTAYAAAGSFTTTPVASSTTFNFRLQPDFYGSETTWTLKNSAGATLKSGGPYANGVANGNTIISLPALVTETWNLAPGCYIFTINDTDGDGITVYGSYSVKDAAGNVVIAEGATNFGSTQSKSFKLLVLDTKETKGALNNGIQIYPNPTSDILNVTKVSDKATYKIYSAAGQLVSNGNISNGKINVSSLIKGTYVISIEDKGKESLNSKFIKK from the coding sequence ATGAAGAAGATTTCTACCATTTCAAAAATGGTTTTTCTATTTTCACTAATGTTTGCATCGTTTTTATTCGGACAAAAGCAGAAAATTAAAGCAAATGAAGGTGAGACAATAGTTTTTGGAAAAGTGTACACTGTTGAAGAATTGAAAAAGACAAATGGCCTTATTCGTTGTTCATCTAGCGAATATGAAGACTACCTTCAGAAAAAATATCCTGAGAGAATGAACGAAGGACAATTTGAAGCTTGGCTACATCCTTTGATTAAGAGTAATATGAATAACAAATCTCAAAATGGAGATGTAATAACAATTCCCGTAGTTGTTCACGTTATTCATGCTGGTGAAGCTTATGGTGCTTGGCCAAATATTACAGATGCTCAGGTTCAGTCTCAGATTACAGTAATGAATCAGGATTTTAGAAAAATGGCTGGTACACGTGGGTACAATACAGAAACAATTGGTGCAGATACTAAAATACAATTTGCCTTGGCAAAAGTAGATCCTAATGGCAATCCAACAAATGGAATCGACAGAGTAAATATGTGTAATCCTGAATGGTCTACAGATGAAATTAATAATATTGTAAAACCACAGACTATATGGGATCCTACTCAATATATGAATATGTGGAGTGTAAACTTCTCTACTCAAGGGCTTTTAGGTTATGCTCAGTTTCCTTCAGGTTCAAATTTACCTGGTCTTAATGCAAATGGTGGTTTGGCAGAGACAGATGGTGTTGTTGCTGGGTTTTACTGTTTTGGGAGTAATGATGCAAATGACGGTACTTTCCATTTATCTCCGAATGTAGATTTGGGTAGAACAATGACCCATGAAGTAGGTCATTTTTTAGGACTACGTCACCTTTGGGGAGATGGTAACTGTCTTACAGATTATGTTGATGATACTCCATTCTCATCAAATGTGGGTGATGCTCATTATGTTTGTAACCCTAATCAAGACTCTTGTCCTACTATGCCGGGCTTAGATATGGTTCGTAATTATATGAATTATACAATGGATCTTTGTATGAATATTTTTACAAATGATCAAAAAGCTAGAATTACTGCAGTAATGAATAATTCTCCAAGAAGAGCTTCTTTAAAAACCTCATTAAAAGATGTGGCAATACCCTTGTTTGCAAATGATGCTGAGTTAAAAGCAGAAAGAAATTGTAGTGCTGCTTCTACTTGTGATGGTACAGCTTCAGTTTCCTATTTGTTTAGCATTTACAATAGAGGAACATCTCTGCTTACATCTGCAGTTATCAGTTATACAGTAAATGGTGGAGCTGCACAGACTTTCAATTGGACAGGAAGCCTTGCTCAAGATAAATATGCGATAATTTCTCTTCCTGGTACAGAGAGTTCTACTATTTCAGCTCAGATTACCTCTGTGAACGGAACTTCTGATGCTAGAACAAGTAACAATACAGCTTATGCCGCTGCAGGTAGCTTCACAACTACACCAGTGGCTAGCTCTACTACATTCAATTTTAGGCTTCAACCGGATTTCTATGGTTCGGAAACTACATGGACATTGAAAAACAGTGCAGGAGCTACTTTGAAATCTGGGGGACCATATGCAAATGGTGTTGCGAATGGAAATACAATTATATCTTTGCCTGCTTTGGTTACTGAGACATGGAATTTAGCACCAGGTTGCTATATCTTCACTATTAATGATACTGATGGAGATGGCATCACAGTTTACGGTAGTTATAGTGTAAAAGATGCGGCAGGGAATGTTGTAATCGCTGAGGGAGCAACTAATTTTGGTTCTACTCAAAGTAAGTCTTTTAAATTATTAGTTTTAGATACAAAAGAAACAAAAGGTGCTTTAAATAACGGTATTCAAATCTACCCTAATCCTACATCTGATATTTTGAATGTTACTAAAGTTTCTGATAAAGCTACTTATAAGATTTATAGTGCAGCTGGACAATTAGTAAGCAATGGAAATATTAGCAACGGAAAAATTAATGTATCATCGTTAATAAAAGGTACTTACGTAATTTCTATTGAAGATAAAGGAAAAGAAAGCTTAAATTCTAAATTTATCAAGAAGTAA